A genomic stretch from Mycobacterium malmoense includes:
- a CDS encoding acyltransferase family protein has protein sequence MRGAETRGEIKALTGLRIVAALWVVLFHFRPMLGDASPDFRDALAPVLNCGAQGVDLFFILSGFVLTWNYLDRMGRAWSTRATLHFLWLRLARVWPVYLVTLHLAVLWVIFTLHVGHVPSPDAGQLTAVSYVRQVLLVQLWFQPFFDDSSWDGPAWSISAEWLAYLLFGLLVLVILRMKQATRARSLMLLAFAASLPPVVMLLASGHFYTPWSWLPRIVTQFTAGALACAAVRRLRPTDRSRLVAGYVALLLLVAMGAVLYWFDAHPITGVVENDSGGVVDVLFVPLVITLAVGAGGLPRLLSTRLMVYGGQISFCLYMVHELVHTAWGWAVEQFELTPQDNPWKWNVVGLLAIAVGGSILLYHFVEEPARRWMRRMVDVRAADARTEHGEPASTKLHPIDGGLEAVSARAV, from the coding sequence GTGCGCGGCGCAGAGACCAGGGGAGAGATCAAGGCCCTGACGGGACTCCGCATCGTCGCCGCGCTGTGGGTGGTGCTGTTTCACTTCCGGCCGATGTTGGGCGATGCGTCGCCCGATTTCCGCGACGCGCTGGCGCCGGTACTCAACTGCGGCGCGCAGGGCGTCGACCTCTTCTTCATCCTCAGCGGGTTCGTGCTGACGTGGAACTACCTCGACCGCATGGGCCGGGCATGGTCGACGCGCGCCACCCTGCACTTCCTGTGGCTGCGGCTGGCCAGGGTGTGGCCGGTGTACCTGGTCACGTTGCACCTGGCAGTCCTGTGGGTGATCTTCACCCTGCACGTCGGCCACGTGCCGTCGCCCGACGCGGGCCAGCTCACCGCGGTCAGCTACGTACGCCAGGTCCTACTGGTGCAGCTGTGGTTCCAGCCGTTCTTCGATGACTCCAGTTGGGACGGGCCGGCCTGGTCGATCAGCGCGGAATGGCTGGCCTACCTGCTCTTCGGCCTGCTCGTTCTGGTGATCTTGCGGATGAAGCAGGCCACGAGGGCGCGAAGCCTGATGTTGCTGGCCTTCGCGGCGTCGTTGCCGCCGGTGGTGATGTTGCTGGCCAGCGGCCACTTTTACACCCCGTGGAGCTGGCTGCCGCGGATCGTGACGCAGTTCACCGCCGGCGCCCTGGCCTGCGCCGCCGTGCGCAGGTTGCGGCCGACCGATCGCTCCCGCCTCGTCGCGGGGTACGTCGCCCTGCTTCTCCTGGTGGCCATGGGGGCCGTTCTCTACTGGTTTGACGCGCACCCGATAACCGGCGTCGTGGAGAACGACAGCGGCGGCGTGGTCGACGTGCTGTTCGTTCCGCTGGTGATCACGCTGGCGGTCGGCGCGGGCGGCCTGCCGAGGCTGCTGTCGACGCGGCTCATGGTTTACGGCGGGCAGATCTCGTTTTGCCTGTACATGGTGCACGAGCTGGTGCATACCGCCTGGGGATGGGCCGTCGAGCAATTCGAGTTGACGCCGCAGGACAATCCGTGGAAATGGAACGTCGTCGGCCTGCTCGCGATCGCCGTGGGGGGTTCAATCCTGCTGTACCACTTCGTCGAAGAGCCTGCCCGCCGGTGGATGCGCAGGATGGTCGACGTCCGGGCCGCGGACGCGAGAACCGAGCACGGCGAACCGGCAAGCACCAAGCTGCATCCGATCGACGGTGGGCTGGAAGCGGTTTCGGCCCGCGCGGTCTGA
- a CDS encoding STAS domain-containing protein — MTIAIATSVSKPGPNARRGNGTLECGGAQIRAHCRHLATVVTVRGEIDGVNAGRVGEYIRRFVLGTEPVVLDLSDVSLFAAAGISLLYEFDEECQAAGAEWTLVASPAVIELLNDAGDGAMFPMARSVQEALRNLAEAIVRRRQFVLPLIKKTA; from the coding sequence ATGACTATCGCAATCGCTACGTCGGTGTCGAAGCCGGGCCCGAACGCCCGGCGGGGGAACGGCACCCTTGAGTGCGGTGGCGCTCAGATTCGGGCGCACTGCCGTCACCTGGCGACGGTGGTGACCGTCCGGGGCGAGATCGACGGCGTCAACGCCGGCCGGGTCGGCGAGTACATCCGGCGTTTCGTCCTCGGGACCGAGCCGGTGGTGCTCGACCTGAGTGACGTGAGTCTGTTTGCGGCGGCCGGTATCTCGCTTCTGTACGAGTTCGATGAGGAGTGCCAGGCCGCCGGCGCGGAGTGGACATTGGTCGCGAGCCCGGCGGTGATCGAGCTGTTGAACGACGCCGGCGACGGGGCCATGTTTCCGATGGCGCGCTCGGTGCAGGAGGCGCTTCGCAACCTGGCCGAAGCCATCGTGCGCCGCCGCCAGTTCGTGCTGCCGCTCATCAAGAAGACGGCCTAA